The nucleotide sequence GAGTGAATATATGAAGAGTAGGACGGATATTACAAGAAGTGAGAAAAGCGCTAAAAACTTGTTATATGGCGTCATTTCTCAGTTTGTCAGCGTTGCATTTACATTTATTGTGAGAATCGTTCTGGTGCGTCAGATTGGAATTCTGTCAGTCAGCTTAAACGGTTTATTCACAGAGGTAATTGCAATACTGTCACTTGCCGAAATGGGTGTTGGTTCGGCTATAGTTTACAGTCTTTACAAACCTCTTGCCGAAAGGGACGAAAAGAAGATTGTAAAGCTGATGAATATGTATAAAACAGCCTACCGTAATATAGCTTTGGCTGTGTTTGGAATAGGTCTCTGCCTGGTTCCGTTTATTCAGAATATTGTTACAAAGGTCGATGTGTCTGACGGATATATTCGGCTTGTTTTTGTGTTATTTCTAACTCAGACAGCGTCTTCTTATTTGTTCTCATATAAGAGTTCTTTGCTTAATGCGGATCAAAAGGTATATATAGTTTCAAAGGTTACTACTATTGTTAAAATTGTTGCTGAGATTATTAACATAATTCTTTTATTTGTTTTTCATAATTATATTTTATATCTGATTGTGGAAATATTGCTTACCCTTGCCACCAACATAGTTATTTCAGGTCAGGTAGATAAGATGTATCCGTTTTTAATCAGGAAGGATGAACTTCTGAACGTCGAAAAGCGAATGGTATTTAAAAATGTAAAGAATATTTTTATTGGAAGTCTTTCAGGTAAAATAACTAATTCGACTGATAACATTTTGATTTCTATACTGGTAAGCACTTATGAGGTCGGTATTTATACAGGATATTCGACATTGGCCATGGGACTGAGAAAACTTATTGATCAGGTTGACGCTGCGACGGCCGGAAGCGTAGGAAATCTGATGGCTGAGGATGACCGTGATAAGTGTGACCAGGTGCTTAGAAAGTTAACATTTATTAATTATTTTTTTGGTTCCTTGTTTGCAAGCTGTCTTTATTGTCTTTCGTCAACGCTTGTCAGGATAATGTACGGATTGGAATATACGTATAATGCAGATTCTATGATTGGTCTGATGGTAGTATTTTGTTTGTGTGTAAACTTTTTCTTAACCGTGTTAAGAAATCCTCTTTGGAGGTTTATGTCCGTATCCGGTTTGTTTGCCAAGGATAAAAATATTTCTATAGCAGGCAGTGTTGTCAATCTAATTCTTTCTATTATTCTTGGAATAAAGTTTGGAACTTTAGGAATTCTTTTGGGAACTTTGGCATCTCTGGTAATACAAATTATTTTAAAAATACGTCTGCTTTATACTGAACGCTTTAAAATCAATTCCGGAAAATATTATTTTAGATTTATATTTTACTCTGGAATAGGTATTGTTATTATGCTTTTAGCGAAGTTTATAAGCGCAGAAATTGCTGTCGGCAGTTTATACATAGATTTTGTTTTAAAGGCGGCGGTATCCATATTCGTTCCATTGTGTATGAATTATGTCTTCTTTTGCAGAACAGAGGAATACGTGTATTTAAAGGAACTTATGTGGAAGTTTGTTACCAAAATGTATACCGCACTGACGCCGGTTATTAGCCGGTTATATAAAAAAAGGCCGTTTGGCAAGGCATAATATTGAAAGGTGTTGCTATGATGCGGAAAGATAAAAAAAGATTTAAAGTCGCTATGATTGGACATAAAAGAGTTC is from Monoglobus pectinilyticus and encodes:
- a CDS encoding lipopolysaccharide biosynthesis protein, producing MKSRTDITRSEKSAKNLLYGVISQFVSVAFTFIVRIVLVRQIGILSVSLNGLFTEVIAILSLAEMGVGSAIVYSLYKPLAERDEKKIVKLMNMYKTAYRNIALAVFGIGLCLVPFIQNIVTKVDVSDGYIRLVFVLFLTQTASSYLFSYKSSLLNADQKVYIVSKVTTIVKIVAEIINIILLFVFHNYILYLIVEILLTLATNIVISGQVDKMYPFLIRKDELLNVEKRMVFKNVKNIFIGSLSGKITNSTDNILISILVSTYEVGIYTGYSTLAMGLRKLIDQVDAATAGSVGNLMAEDDRDKCDQVLRKLTFINYFFGSLFASCLYCLSSTLVRIMYGLEYTYNADSMIGLMVVFCLCVNFFLTVLRNPLWRFMSVSGLFAKDKNISIAGSVVNLILSIILGIKFGTLGILLGTLASLVIQIILKIRLLYTERFKINSGKYYFRFIFYSGIGIVIMLLAKFISAEIAVGSLYIDFVLKAAVSIFVPLCMNYVFFCRTEEYVYLKELMWKFVTKMYTALTPVISRLYKKRPFGKA